From Rutidosis leptorrhynchoides isolate AG116_Rl617_1_P2 chromosome 3, CSIRO_AGI_Rlap_v1, whole genome shotgun sequence, a single genomic window includes:
- the LOC139896671 gene encoding late embryogenesis abundant protein At1g64065-like, protein MVPTNPYGHVNEDDLYTLANEARRKRRRNILMSIIIITGFIAGIVILLSVTTGRLRTPKFRVRSATFGTFNFTNSTSNPSFDIVMNAEFGIKNTNFRRFRYRRTTVDFYYRERKVGDGIVWNDKVKGRDTRKFVVPVILSSANATSSSLELGSDFNGGVLPLTSKSRLTGKFKILIFLRKYKHVNMECSMDLVIANRVLTNISCR, encoded by the coding sequence ATGGTTCCAACAAACCCGTACGGTCATGTCAACGAAGACGACCTGTACACCTTAGCAAACGAGGCTCGCCGGAAAAGACGCAGAAACATCCTCATGTCCATAATTATCATCACCGGTTTTATAGCCGGAATCGTCATCCTTCTCTCAGTAACCACCGGCAGGCTTCGTACACCAAAATTTCGTGTCCGGTCAGCCACTTTCGGTACTTTCAACTTTACAAATTCAACATCAAATCCTTCATTTGACATAGTCATGAACGCAGAATTTGGAATCAAAAATACTAATTTCCGTCGATTTCGGTACCGGAGAACCACCGTGGATTTCTACTACCGAGAACGGAAAGTTGGTGATGGGATTGTCTGGAATGATAAGGTGAAAGGTAGAGATACTAGGAAGTTTGTTGTACCGGTAATATTGTCTTCGGCGAATGCAACGTCGTCATCGTTGGAGCTCGGAAGTGATTTCAACGGTGGTGTGTTGCCGTTGACTAGCAAGTCAAGATTGACCGGAAAGtttaaaatactaatatttttacgCAAGTATAAACACGTAAATATGGAGTGTAGTATGGACCTTGTAATTGCAAATAGGGTGTTAACAAATATTTCTTGCCGCTAA